The following nucleotide sequence is from Gammaproteobacteria bacterium.
CCATACAGTTTGGTCGTCTCATCAAATGAACTTAATGTTTGATTTTTCTTTTTAGACGCACAACCACCTAACGAAATCACACTTATACATAAGGCTGTAACAAGAATAACTAGAAGTTTTATTTTCATAATTTTTTAAAGACGTTTACCAACCATGCAATACAATTTTCCCTATAGCGTGTCTGCCTTCAATCCCAGCATGCGCTGTTTTTAAGTTCGTCGCATTAATAGGCTCTAGCACTTGATTAGTTGTAGTTTTAATCGTACCAGCATCCACCAAAGCTGCTACTCGATTTAACAAGTTATGCTGCTCAATCATATCATCGGTTTCATACATCGACCGTGTAAACATAAACTCCCACGAGAATGTCGCGCTCTTACTCTTCAAAGCCCCAAGATCAACATCGCCAGCCGTCTCAACAATCGAACAAATTTTTCCTTGTGGCGCTACGACGGTCGCCATAGATTGCCAATGCTCATCGGTATCGTTAAAACACAAAATATAATCATATCCTGCTATGCCAAGTTTATTCACTTGTTCGGGAATATCTAAATAATGATTGATAATATGATCTACACCTAATTCTTTAACCCATACTTTAGATTCAGGTCGCGAAGCAGTAACGGTAACCGTGAGCTTCGCAAGCTGTTTTGCAAACTGTGTGGCAATAGAACCTACTCCACCTGCACCACCAATAATTAATAGGTGCTTACCTGCATCAGCTCCTTCACTATCAATTCCTAAACGATCAAACATTGCCTCCCAAGCAGTAATACTAGTTAAAGGCATTGCTGCAGCTTGGGGAAATTCTAGATTTTTTGGTTTACACCCAACAATACGTTCATCCACTATGTGAAATTCACTGTTGCAACCCGGTTGAGTAAAACTACCTGCATAAAACACTTCGTCTCCAACTTTAAAAATGTTCGATTCTGACCCTACTGCCTCAACTACACCGGCTACATCCCAACCAAGAATTCGCGGACTATCTTCCACCTTATCTTGTGGGGAACGCATCTTAGTATCCACAGGATTTACCGCTACCGCACGTACTCCTACAAGCAATTCACGACCCTTCGGGCTTGGCTTGTCAATTTCAACATCCACTAATGAATCAGGTAAATCGATTGGTAAATACTTATATAAGCCAACTGCTTTCAAGATTAGGACTCCAACTTTGGTTTAATTAAGATTCATAGAATTCGTACAATAAACATACAAATTTGTACGTATCTTTATGTTACTCCATAGTACAAATGCTTATCGCCTAGATCTAGATTACCTTTAGGCTATTAACGTAATATTTAAGCTAAAATCCTGAAAAATTGCAGTTTAATGTGCAGAATTACAGCATTGAGTAGCGTACTTACAGATATATTATGAAAAATGA
It contains:
- a CDS encoding zinc-binding alcohol dehydrogenase family protein translates to MKAVGLYKYLPIDLPDSLVDVEIDKPSPKGRELLVGVRAVAVNPVDTKMRSPQDKVEDSPRILGWDVAGVVEAVGSESNIFKVGDEVFYAGSFTQPGCNSEFHIVDERIVGCKPKNLEFPQAAAMPLTSITAWEAMFDRLGIDSEGADAGKHLLIIGGAGGVGSIATQFAKQLAKLTVTVTASRPESKVWVKELGVDHIINHYLDIPEQVNKLGIAGYDYILCFNDTDEHWQSMATVVAPQGKICSIVETAGDVDLGALKSKSATFSWEFMFTRSMYETDDMIEQHNLLNRVAALVDAGTIKTTTNQVLEPINATNLKTAHAGIEGRHAIGKIVLHGW